One Gallus gallus isolate bGalGal1 chromosome 11, bGalGal1.mat.broiler.GRCg7b, whole genome shotgun sequence DNA window includes the following coding sequences:
- the PDCD5 gene encoding programmed cell death protein 5 isoform X1: MADEELAALRQQRLAELQAKHGDTSADPSQQEAKQREAEIRNTILAQVLDQAARARCKYPRNVEIKNSHLLHSASQIKNKLNRALFVAVSNLALVKPDKAKAVENYLIQMARFGQLPGKVSEQGLIEILEKVSQQTEKKTTVKFNRRKVLDSDEEDDY; encoded by the exons ATGGCGGACGAGGAGCTGGCGGCGCTCCGGCAGCAGCGCCTGGCCGAGCTGCAGGCCAAGCACGGG GATACTTCTGCTGATCCATCGCAACAGGAGGCAAAACAGAG GGAAGCAGAGATTAGAAATACAATTTTAGCTCAAGTTCTTGATCAAGCAGCACGTGCCAGATGTAAGTATCCAAGAAACGTTGAGATAAAGAATTCTCACCTCCTGCACTCTGCTTCTCAAATTAAGAAC AAACTGAACAGAGCCCTTTTTGTTGCAGTAAGCAATTTGGCACTTGTGAAACCCGACAAAGCAAAAGCAGTAGAGAATTATCTTATACAGATGGCAAGATTTGGACAGCTACCTGGAAAG GTATCAGAACAAGGTTTGATAGAAATACTTGAAAAAGTGagtcagcaaacagaaaagaaaacaacagtaaag ttCAACAGAAGGAAAGTACTGGATTCTGATGAAGAGGATGATTATTAA
- the PDCD5 gene encoding programmed cell death protein 5, with protein MADEELAALRQQRLAELQAKHGDTSADPSQQEAKQREAEIRNTILAQVLDQAARARLSNLALVKPDKAKAVENYLIQMARFGQLPGKVSEQGLIEILEKVSQQTEKKTTVKFNRRKVLDSDEEDDY; from the exons ATGGCGGACGAGGAGCTGGCGGCGCTCCGGCAGCAGCGCCTGGCCGAGCTGCAGGCCAAGCACGGG GATACTTCTGCTGATCCATCGCAACAGGAGGCAAAACAGAG GGAAGCAGAGATTAGAAATACAATTTTAGCTCAAGTTCTTGATCAAGCAGCACGTGCCAGAT TAAGCAATTTGGCACTTGTGAAACCCGACAAAGCAAAAGCAGTAGAGAATTATCTTATACAGATGGCAAGATTTGGACAGCTACCTGGAAAG GTATCAGAACAAGGTTTGATAGAAATACTTGAAAAAGTGagtcagcaaacagaaaagaaaacaacagtaaag ttCAACAGAAGGAAAGTACTGGATTCTGATGAAGAGGATGATTATTAA
- the ANKRD27 gene encoding ankyrin repeat domain-containing protein 27 isoform X3, producing the protein MAMYDEDLLKNPFYLAIQKRRPDLCSKVAELHGIVLVPCKGSLSSNCLSNCQFESYVLKPLEENFQTLNGKEIFIQGNLVILGNGFNYHLSVPVLFEETFYNEKEESFSILCIAHPLEKTENSNESTASSNLYSLKNIEDVREFLGRHCERFDKYIGSFYRTFKEHERKSLRHYIDSVSALYTKCLQHLLRDSHLKMLAKQEEQMNLIKQAVEMYIHHAIYDLVFKYVGTIEASEDAAFNKITRSLQDLQQKDIGVKPEFSFNIPRAKRELSQLNKCTSPQQKLLCLRKVVQIIMQSPSQRVNMETMCADDLLSVLLYLLVKTEIPNWMANLSYIKNFRLCSSVKDELGYCLTSIEAAIEYIRQGNLSDRSTESDRLYDKLLLRQRMNFLSQMATTPIDCLFKHIASGNQEEVERLLSQGDSDKDTVQKMCHPLCYCDKCEKLVSGKLNDPSIITPFSRDDRGYTPLHIAAICGQTSLVDLLVAKGAIVNATDYHGSTPLHLACQKGYQNVTLLLLHYKASTDVQDNNGNTPLHLACTYGHEDCVKALVYYDVHSCRLDIGNEKGDTPLHIAARWGYQGIIEVLLQNGANPNTQNRMKETSLQCALNSKILSLMELNYLTFERGQSASESPLRSPQHSTETFSRGSSVSSLSSASIDTRQDEAKNSYKEVEKLLRAVADGDLEMVRYLLEWTEEDLEDEDDTVSTSKPEFCHPLCQCSKCGPAQKKFARVPANGLGVNVSNQDGFTPLHMAALHGHSDLVSLLLKHGASISAKNAEHAVPLHLACQKGHSQVVECLMDYNAKQNKKDAYGNTPLIYACLNGHYETTALLLQRGASVNLSNAKGNTALHEAVIGKNEALVDLLLQNGAMTHIRNERNCTPADCAEPNSNIIKLLETAASYVPPAAEGEKECEQHATIKIRKKVNSEPCEKADDPISRHQLVQSINRFNKAKHLRRTITRDKSVPNLDYQFLHQVETFRKGDSKMDVALSAVSQLYGVLAIKSFDKTKLKSVETLDQNKAKIIDAECSGEFTKHDDMIETPCRNKLMHRRHTVNVPLSAEGVSSNTLSSPGSPSISQSRDCCDDLLSEH; encoded by the exons GACGTCCTGATCTCTGCAGCAAAGTTGCAGAACTCCATGGTATT GTATTAGTTCCATGCAAAGGAAGCCTTTCAAGCAACTGTCTTTCCAACTGCCAGTTTGAATCTTATGTACTGAAGCCACtagaagaaaattttcagaCCTTAAATGGAAAG gagatCTTCATACAAGGAAATCTTGTCATCTTAGGAAACGGTTTTAACTACCATCTCTCGGTACCTGTTCTTTTTGAGGAAACATTTtacaatgaaaaagaagagagctTTAGTATTTTGTGCATAGCTCATCcactggaaaaaacagaaaactcaa ATGAATCTACAGCTTCGTCAAACCTTTATTCTCTTAAAAATATCGAAGATGTTAGAGAATTCTTGGGAAGGCACTGTGAGAGATTTGATAAATACATAGGATCCTTCTACCGAACATTTAAAGAACATGAACGGAAAAGCCTCCGCCACTACATA gATTCTGTCAGTGCACTTTATACCAAATGTCTCCAGCATCTTCTGAGAGATTCACACTTG aaGATGCTTGCGAAGCAAGAAGAACAGATGAATCTGATTAAACAAGCAGTTGAA atGTATATCCACCATGCTATTTATGATCTAGTCTTTAAATATGTGGGGACTATTGAGGCAAGTGAG GATGCTGCTTTTAACAAAATCACAAGAAGCCTTCAAGACCTCCAGCAAAAAGACATTGGAGTAAAGCCTGAGTTTAG TTTTAATATACCACGTGCGAAGCGAGAACTGAGTCAGCTGAACAAATGTACTTCCCCTCAACAGAAGCTACTTTGTCTACGAAAAGTGGTACAAATTATTATGCAGTCTCCTAGCCAAAGAG TTAACATGGAAACCATGTGTGCAGATGATCTTCTCTCTGTCTTGCTGTATTTACTTGTGAAAACAGAAATCCCAAACTG GATGGCCAACTTGAGTTACATCAAGAACTTCCGGCTTTGCAGTTCGGTGAAGGATGAATTGGGATACTGTCTAACTTCAATTGAGGCTGCAATAGAATACATACGACAAGGCAACCTCTCTGACAGATCAACA GAGTCTGACAGGCTGTATGACAAGCTGCTTTTAAGACAAAGGATGAACTTTTTGTCCCAGATGGCTACTACTCCAATAGACTGCTTATTTAAG CATATTGCTTCAGGTAATCAGGAGGAAGTGGAGCGATTACTAAGTCAAGGTGACAGTGATAAGGACACTGTACAAAAAATGTGTCATCCGCTCTGTTACTGTGACAAATGTGAGAAGCTAGTTTCTGG GAAACTGAATGATCCTTCAATTATCACTCCATTTTCCCGAGATGACCGGGGGTATACACCACTTCATATAGCTGCTATTTGTG GACAAACGTCATTAGTGGATTTACTAGTAGCCAAAGGAGCCATTGTCAACGCTACAGATTACCACGGTTCAACTCCACTTCACCTTGCCTGTCAGAAGGGATATCAAAACGTTACA ctTCTCTTATTGCACTATAAGGCAAGTACTGACGTTCAGGACAATAATGGAAATACTCCACTTCATTTAGCCTGCACTTATGGTCATGAGGAT tgCGTCAAAGCATTAGTCTACTATGATGTGCATTCCTGTAGACTAGATAttggaaatgaaaagggagataCCCCTCTTCATATAGCTGCTCGTTGGGGTTATCAAGGGATCATAGAAGTGCTTTTGCAAAATGGGGCAAATCCAAATACTCAAAACCGGATGAAAGAGACTTCTCTACAGTGTGCATTAAATTCCAAG ATTTTGTCACTGATGGAATTAAACTATCTAACCTTTGAGCGGGGACAGAGTGCTTCTGAG TCACCACTTCGGTCTCCTCAGCACTCAACAGAAACTTTCAGCAGAGGATCATCTGTCTCTAGTTTGTCATCAGCATCAATTGATACCAGGCAAGATGAAGCGAAGAACAGTTATAAAGAG GTGGAAAAACTCCTAAGAGCAGTTGCTGATGGAGATCTGGAAATG GTACGTTATCTCTTGGAATGGACAGAAGAAGACTTAGAAGATGAAGATGACACAGTCAGTACATCAAAACCAGAATTCTGCCATCCTTTATGCCAGTGTTCAAAATGTGGGCCAGCACAAAAG AAATTTGCAAGGGTCCCTGCTAATGGTCTTGGTGTAAATGTTTCAAATCAAGACGGTTTTACACCATTGCATATGGCTGCACTGCATGGACACTCTGACCTTGTCTCTCTCTTGTTGAAACACGGAGCCAGTATCAGTGCCAAGAATGCAGAACATGCAGTGCCTCTTCATTTAGCCTGCCAAAAAGGTCACTCCCAG GTGGTAGAATGTCTAATGGATTATAAtgctaaacaaaataaaaaggacgCATATGGAAATACCCCTTTAATTTATGCATGCTTGAATGGTCACTATGAGACTACTGCCTTGTTGTTACAG CGTGGAGCTTCTGTTAACCTTTCTAATGCCAAAGGAAATACAGCACTGCATGAGGCTGTGATAGGGAAGAATGAAGCCCTGGTAGACTTGCTGCTTCAGAATGGTGCAATGACACACATACGGAATGAAAGGAACTGTACCCCTGCAGACTGTGCTGAGCCG AATTCAAATATCATTAAGTTGCTGGAAACAGCAGCAAGCTATGtacctccagcagcagagggagaaaaggagtGTGAGCAGCATGCTACTAtcaagataagaaaaaaag TGAATTCTGAGCCATGTGAGAAAGCCGATGATCCCATAAGCAGACATCAACTCGTCCAATCAATTAACAGATTTAACAA AGCAAAACATTTACGGAGAACAATAACAAGAGATAAAAGTGTCCCAAATTTGGACTATCAGTTCTTGCACCAG GTGGAGACTTTTCGCAAGGGAGATAGCAAAATGGATGTTGCATTGTCAGCTGTATCACAACTATATGGTGTG TTAGCTATTAAAAGCTTTGACAAAACCAAGTTAAAATCTGTTGAAACGCTGGACCAGAACAAAGCTAAGATTATTGACGCAGAATGCAGTGGCGAGTTTACGAAACATGATGACATGATAGAAACTCCTTGTAGGAATAAATTAATGCACCGGAGACACACTGTTAATGTACCGCTTTCAGCTGAGGGTGTCAGCAGTAATACTTTATCCAGCCCTGGAAGTCCAAGTATTTCACAATCAAGAGACTGCTGTGATGACTTGCTTTCTGAACATtga
- the ANKRD27 gene encoding ankyrin repeat domain-containing protein 27 isoform X1 produces the protein MAMYDEDLLKNPFYLAIQKRRPDLCSKVAELHGIVLVPCKGSLSSNCLSNCQFESYVLKPLEENFQTLNGKEIFIQGNLVILGNGFNYHLSVPVLFEETFYNEKEESFSILCIAHPLEKTENSNESTASSNLYSLKNIEDVREFLGRHCERFDKYIGSFYRTFKEHERKSLRHYIDSVSALYTKCLQHLLRDSHLKMLAKQEEQMNLIKQAVEMYIHHAIYDLVFKYVGTIEASEDAAFNKITRSLQDLQQKDIGVKPEFSFNIPRAKRELSQLNKCTSPQQKLLCLRKVVQIIMQSPSQRVNMETMCADDLLSVLLYLLVKTEIPNWMANLSYIKNFRLCSSVKDELGYCLTSIEAAIEYIRQGNLSDRSTESDRLYDKLLLRQRMNFLSQMATTPIDCLFKHIASGNQEEVERLLSQGDSDKDTVQKMCHPLCYCDKCEKLVSGKLNDPSIITPFSRDDRGYTPLHIAAICGQTSLVDLLVAKGAIVNATDYHGSTPLHLACQKGYQNVTLLLLHYKASTDVQDNNGNTPLHLACTYGHEDCVKALVYYDVHSCRLDIGNEKGDTPLHIAARWGYQGIIEVLLQNGANPNTQNRMKETSLQCALNSKILSLMELNYLTFERGQSASESPLRSPQHSTETFSRGSSVSSLSSASIDTRQDEAKNSYKEVEKLLRAVADGDLEMVRYLLEWTEEDLEDEDDTVSTSKPEFCHPLCQCSKCGPAQKKFARVPANGLGVNVSNQDGFTPLHMAALHGHSDLVSLLLKHGASISAKNAEHAVPLHLACQKGHSQVVECLMDYNAKQNKKDAYGNTPLIYACLNGHYETTALLLQRGASVNLSNAKGNTALHEAVIGKNEALVDLLLQNGAMTHIRNERNCTPADCAEPNSNIIKLLETAASYVPPAAEGEKECEQHATIKIRKKVNSEPCEKADDPISRHQLVQSINRFNKAKHLRRTITRDKSVPNLDYQFLHQLAIKSFDKTKLKSVETLDQNKAKIIDAECSGEFTKHDDMIETPCRNKLMHRRHTVNVPLSAEGVSSNTLSSPGSPSISQSRDCCDDLLSEH, from the exons GACGTCCTGATCTCTGCAGCAAAGTTGCAGAACTCCATGGTATT GTATTAGTTCCATGCAAAGGAAGCCTTTCAAGCAACTGTCTTTCCAACTGCCAGTTTGAATCTTATGTACTGAAGCCACtagaagaaaattttcagaCCTTAAATGGAAAG gagatCTTCATACAAGGAAATCTTGTCATCTTAGGAAACGGTTTTAACTACCATCTCTCGGTACCTGTTCTTTTTGAGGAAACATTTtacaatgaaaaagaagagagctTTAGTATTTTGTGCATAGCTCATCcactggaaaaaacagaaaactcaa ATGAATCTACAGCTTCGTCAAACCTTTATTCTCTTAAAAATATCGAAGATGTTAGAGAATTCTTGGGAAGGCACTGTGAGAGATTTGATAAATACATAGGATCCTTCTACCGAACATTTAAAGAACATGAACGGAAAAGCCTCCGCCACTACATA gATTCTGTCAGTGCACTTTATACCAAATGTCTCCAGCATCTTCTGAGAGATTCACACTTG aaGATGCTTGCGAAGCAAGAAGAACAGATGAATCTGATTAAACAAGCAGTTGAA atGTATATCCACCATGCTATTTATGATCTAGTCTTTAAATATGTGGGGACTATTGAGGCAAGTGAG GATGCTGCTTTTAACAAAATCACAAGAAGCCTTCAAGACCTCCAGCAAAAAGACATTGGAGTAAAGCCTGAGTTTAG TTTTAATATACCACGTGCGAAGCGAGAACTGAGTCAGCTGAACAAATGTACTTCCCCTCAACAGAAGCTACTTTGTCTACGAAAAGTGGTACAAATTATTATGCAGTCTCCTAGCCAAAGAG TTAACATGGAAACCATGTGTGCAGATGATCTTCTCTCTGTCTTGCTGTATTTACTTGTGAAAACAGAAATCCCAAACTG GATGGCCAACTTGAGTTACATCAAGAACTTCCGGCTTTGCAGTTCGGTGAAGGATGAATTGGGATACTGTCTAACTTCAATTGAGGCTGCAATAGAATACATACGACAAGGCAACCTCTCTGACAGATCAACA GAGTCTGACAGGCTGTATGACAAGCTGCTTTTAAGACAAAGGATGAACTTTTTGTCCCAGATGGCTACTACTCCAATAGACTGCTTATTTAAG CATATTGCTTCAGGTAATCAGGAGGAAGTGGAGCGATTACTAAGTCAAGGTGACAGTGATAAGGACACTGTACAAAAAATGTGTCATCCGCTCTGTTACTGTGACAAATGTGAGAAGCTAGTTTCTGG GAAACTGAATGATCCTTCAATTATCACTCCATTTTCCCGAGATGACCGGGGGTATACACCACTTCATATAGCTGCTATTTGTG GACAAACGTCATTAGTGGATTTACTAGTAGCCAAAGGAGCCATTGTCAACGCTACAGATTACCACGGTTCAACTCCACTTCACCTTGCCTGTCAGAAGGGATATCAAAACGTTACA ctTCTCTTATTGCACTATAAGGCAAGTACTGACGTTCAGGACAATAATGGAAATACTCCACTTCATTTAGCCTGCACTTATGGTCATGAGGAT tgCGTCAAAGCATTAGTCTACTATGATGTGCATTCCTGTAGACTAGATAttggaaatgaaaagggagataCCCCTCTTCATATAGCTGCTCGTTGGGGTTATCAAGGGATCATAGAAGTGCTTTTGCAAAATGGGGCAAATCCAAATACTCAAAACCGGATGAAAGAGACTTCTCTACAGTGTGCATTAAATTCCAAG ATTTTGTCACTGATGGAATTAAACTATCTAACCTTTGAGCGGGGACAGAGTGCTTCTGAG TCACCACTTCGGTCTCCTCAGCACTCAACAGAAACTTTCAGCAGAGGATCATCTGTCTCTAGTTTGTCATCAGCATCAATTGATACCAGGCAAGATGAAGCGAAGAACAGTTATAAAGAG GTGGAAAAACTCCTAAGAGCAGTTGCTGATGGAGATCTGGAAATG GTACGTTATCTCTTGGAATGGACAGAAGAAGACTTAGAAGATGAAGATGACACAGTCAGTACATCAAAACCAGAATTCTGCCATCCTTTATGCCAGTGTTCAAAATGTGGGCCAGCACAAAAG AAATTTGCAAGGGTCCCTGCTAATGGTCTTGGTGTAAATGTTTCAAATCAAGACGGTTTTACACCATTGCATATGGCTGCACTGCATGGACACTCTGACCTTGTCTCTCTCTTGTTGAAACACGGAGCCAGTATCAGTGCCAAGAATGCAGAACATGCAGTGCCTCTTCATTTAGCCTGCCAAAAAGGTCACTCCCAG GTGGTAGAATGTCTAATGGATTATAAtgctaaacaaaataaaaaggacgCATATGGAAATACCCCTTTAATTTATGCATGCTTGAATGGTCACTATGAGACTACTGCCTTGTTGTTACAG CGTGGAGCTTCTGTTAACCTTTCTAATGCCAAAGGAAATACAGCACTGCATGAGGCTGTGATAGGGAAGAATGAAGCCCTGGTAGACTTGCTGCTTCAGAATGGTGCAATGACACACATACGGAATGAAAGGAACTGTACCCCTGCAGACTGTGCTGAGCCG AATTCAAATATCATTAAGTTGCTGGAAACAGCAGCAAGCTATGtacctccagcagcagagggagaaaaggagtGTGAGCAGCATGCTACTAtcaagataagaaaaaaag TGAATTCTGAGCCATGTGAGAAAGCCGATGATCCCATAAGCAGACATCAACTCGTCCAATCAATTAACAGATTTAACAA AGCAAAACATTTACGGAGAACAATAACAAGAGATAAAAGTGTCCCAAATTTGGACTATCAGTTCTTGCACCAG TTAGCTATTAAAAGCTTTGACAAAACCAAGTTAAAATCTGTTGAAACGCTGGACCAGAACAAAGCTAAGATTATTGACGCAGAATGCAGTGGCGAGTTTACGAAACATGATGACATGATAGAAACTCCTTGTAGGAATAAATTAATGCACCGGAGACACACTGTTAATGTACCGCTTTCAGCTGAGGGTGTCAGCAGTAATACTTTATCCAGCCCTGGAAGTCCAAGTATTTCACAATCAAGAGACTGCTGTGATGACTTGCTTTCTGAACATtga
- the ANKRD27 gene encoding ankyrin repeat domain-containing protein 27 isoform X2, producing the protein MAMYDEDLLKNPFYLAIQKRRPDLCSKVAELHGIVLVPCKGSLSSNCLSNCQFESYVLKPLEENFQTLNGKEIFIQGNLVILGNGFNYHLSVPVLFEETFYNEKEESFSILCIAHPLEKTENSNESTASSNLYSLKNIEDVREFLGRHCERFDKYIGSFYRTFKEHERKSLRHYIDSVSALYTKCLQHLLRDSHLKMLAKQEEQMNLIKQAVEMYIHHAIYDLVFKYVGTIEASEDAAFNKITRSLQDLQQKDIGVKPEFSFNIPRAKRELSQLNKCTSPQQKLLCLRKVVQIIMQSPSQRVNMETMCADDLLSVLLYLLVKTEIPNWMANLSYIKNFRLCSSVKDELGYCLTSIEAAIEYIRQGNLSDRSTESDRLYDKLLLRQRMNFLSQMATTPIDCLFKHIASGNQEEVERLLSQGDSDKDTVQKMCHPLCYCDKCEKLVSGKLNDPSIITPFSRDDRGYTPLHIAAICGQTSLVDLLVAKGAIVNATDYHGSTPLHLACQKGYQNVTASTDVQDNNGNTPLHLACTYGHEDCVKALVYYDVHSCRLDIGNEKGDTPLHIAARWGYQGIIEVLLQNGANPNTQNRMKETSLQCALNSKILSLMELNYLTFERGQSASESPLRSPQHSTETFSRGSSVSSLSSASIDTRQDEAKNSYKEVEKLLRAVADGDLEMVRYLLEWTEEDLEDEDDTVSTSKPEFCHPLCQCSKCGPAQKKFARVPANGLGVNVSNQDGFTPLHMAALHGHSDLVSLLLKHGASISAKNAEHAVPLHLACQKGHSQVVECLMDYNAKQNKKDAYGNTPLIYACLNGHYETTALLLQRGASVNLSNAKGNTALHEAVIGKNEALVDLLLQNGAMTHIRNERNCTPADCAEPNSNIIKLLETAASYVPPAAEGEKECEQHATIKIRKKVNSEPCEKADDPISRHQLVQSINRFNKAKHLRRTITRDKSVPNLDYQFLHQLAIKSFDKTKLKSVETLDQNKAKIIDAECSGEFTKHDDMIETPCRNKLMHRRHTVNVPLSAEGVSSNTLSSPGSPSISQSRDCCDDLLSEH; encoded by the exons GACGTCCTGATCTCTGCAGCAAAGTTGCAGAACTCCATGGTATT GTATTAGTTCCATGCAAAGGAAGCCTTTCAAGCAACTGTCTTTCCAACTGCCAGTTTGAATCTTATGTACTGAAGCCACtagaagaaaattttcagaCCTTAAATGGAAAG gagatCTTCATACAAGGAAATCTTGTCATCTTAGGAAACGGTTTTAACTACCATCTCTCGGTACCTGTTCTTTTTGAGGAAACATTTtacaatgaaaaagaagagagctTTAGTATTTTGTGCATAGCTCATCcactggaaaaaacagaaaactcaa ATGAATCTACAGCTTCGTCAAACCTTTATTCTCTTAAAAATATCGAAGATGTTAGAGAATTCTTGGGAAGGCACTGTGAGAGATTTGATAAATACATAGGATCCTTCTACCGAACATTTAAAGAACATGAACGGAAAAGCCTCCGCCACTACATA gATTCTGTCAGTGCACTTTATACCAAATGTCTCCAGCATCTTCTGAGAGATTCACACTTG aaGATGCTTGCGAAGCAAGAAGAACAGATGAATCTGATTAAACAAGCAGTTGAA atGTATATCCACCATGCTATTTATGATCTAGTCTTTAAATATGTGGGGACTATTGAGGCAAGTGAG GATGCTGCTTTTAACAAAATCACAAGAAGCCTTCAAGACCTCCAGCAAAAAGACATTGGAGTAAAGCCTGAGTTTAG TTTTAATATACCACGTGCGAAGCGAGAACTGAGTCAGCTGAACAAATGTACTTCCCCTCAACAGAAGCTACTTTGTCTACGAAAAGTGGTACAAATTATTATGCAGTCTCCTAGCCAAAGAG TTAACATGGAAACCATGTGTGCAGATGATCTTCTCTCTGTCTTGCTGTATTTACTTGTGAAAACAGAAATCCCAAACTG GATGGCCAACTTGAGTTACATCAAGAACTTCCGGCTTTGCAGTTCGGTGAAGGATGAATTGGGATACTGTCTAACTTCAATTGAGGCTGCAATAGAATACATACGACAAGGCAACCTCTCTGACAGATCAACA GAGTCTGACAGGCTGTATGACAAGCTGCTTTTAAGACAAAGGATGAACTTTTTGTCCCAGATGGCTACTACTCCAATAGACTGCTTATTTAAG CATATTGCTTCAGGTAATCAGGAGGAAGTGGAGCGATTACTAAGTCAAGGTGACAGTGATAAGGACACTGTACAAAAAATGTGTCATCCGCTCTGTTACTGTGACAAATGTGAGAAGCTAGTTTCTGG GAAACTGAATGATCCTTCAATTATCACTCCATTTTCCCGAGATGACCGGGGGTATACACCACTTCATATAGCTGCTATTTGTG GACAAACGTCATTAGTGGATTTACTAGTAGCCAAAGGAGCCATTGTCAACGCTACAGATTACCACGGTTCAACTCCACTTCACCTTGCCTGTCAGAAGGGATATCAAAACGTTACA GCAAGTACTGACGTTCAGGACAATAATGGAAATACTCCACTTCATTTAGCCTGCACTTATGGTCATGAGGAT tgCGTCAAAGCATTAGTCTACTATGATGTGCATTCCTGTAGACTAGATAttggaaatgaaaagggagataCCCCTCTTCATATAGCTGCTCGTTGGGGTTATCAAGGGATCATAGAAGTGCTTTTGCAAAATGGGGCAAATCCAAATACTCAAAACCGGATGAAAGAGACTTCTCTACAGTGTGCATTAAATTCCAAG ATTTTGTCACTGATGGAATTAAACTATCTAACCTTTGAGCGGGGACAGAGTGCTTCTGAG TCACCACTTCGGTCTCCTCAGCACTCAACAGAAACTTTCAGCAGAGGATCATCTGTCTCTAGTTTGTCATCAGCATCAATTGATACCAGGCAAGATGAAGCGAAGAACAGTTATAAAGAG GTGGAAAAACTCCTAAGAGCAGTTGCTGATGGAGATCTGGAAATG GTACGTTATCTCTTGGAATGGACAGAAGAAGACTTAGAAGATGAAGATGACACAGTCAGTACATCAAAACCAGAATTCTGCCATCCTTTATGCCAGTGTTCAAAATGTGGGCCAGCACAAAAG AAATTTGCAAGGGTCCCTGCTAATGGTCTTGGTGTAAATGTTTCAAATCAAGACGGTTTTACACCATTGCATATGGCTGCACTGCATGGACACTCTGACCTTGTCTCTCTCTTGTTGAAACACGGAGCCAGTATCAGTGCCAAGAATGCAGAACATGCAGTGCCTCTTCATTTAGCCTGCCAAAAAGGTCACTCCCAG GTGGTAGAATGTCTAATGGATTATAAtgctaaacaaaataaaaaggacgCATATGGAAATACCCCTTTAATTTATGCATGCTTGAATGGTCACTATGAGACTACTGCCTTGTTGTTACAG CGTGGAGCTTCTGTTAACCTTTCTAATGCCAAAGGAAATACAGCACTGCATGAGGCTGTGATAGGGAAGAATGAAGCCCTGGTAGACTTGCTGCTTCAGAATGGTGCAATGACACACATACGGAATGAAAGGAACTGTACCCCTGCAGACTGTGCTGAGCCG AATTCAAATATCATTAAGTTGCTGGAAACAGCAGCAAGCTATGtacctccagcagcagagggagaaaaggagtGTGAGCAGCATGCTACTAtcaagataagaaaaaaag TGAATTCTGAGCCATGTGAGAAAGCCGATGATCCCATAAGCAGACATCAACTCGTCCAATCAATTAACAGATTTAACAA AGCAAAACATTTACGGAGAACAATAACAAGAGATAAAAGTGTCCCAAATTTGGACTATCAGTTCTTGCACCAG TTAGCTATTAAAAGCTTTGACAAAACCAAGTTAAAATCTGTTGAAACGCTGGACCAGAACAAAGCTAAGATTATTGACGCAGAATGCAGTGGCGAGTTTACGAAACATGATGACATGATAGAAACTCCTTGTAGGAATAAATTAATGCACCGGAGACACACTGTTAATGTACCGCTTTCAGCTGAGGGTGTCAGCAGTAATACTTTATCCAGCCCTGGAAGTCCAAGTATTTCACAATCAAGAGACTGCTGTGATGACTTGCTTTCTGAACATtga